A stretch of the Uranotaenia lowii strain MFRU-FL chromosome 3, ASM2978415v1, whole genome shotgun sequence genome encodes the following:
- the LOC129751844 gene encoding uncharacterized protein LOC129751844 translates to MDKRILLVFLVLAVTTANAGHKRRMQMRQQQEAQEMQPPYGLGSGYQGGAPFAAGRQYRPINIYYSRTGSRGPPQAPHRPHHPHYPPQLPPQYPPQYPPRIPSPPIGLPPHGALPSYPSPLALQFGPGAGHYAPNHGFFMSMPPTQYLPYPLNILNPYFLNYILPKLLYSYMSMMNPYALRSVAPVTPPKYSWSTFSPAGDAIRVDEEWKTHIINHDNDHDQYEAGSSDAASKTSAPKEVTETEGEKTEAAKAVAEEQPKQKQ, encoded by the exons ATGGATAAACGAATTTTGTTAGTGTTCTTAGTGCTGGCAGTTACTACAGCTAATGCTGGCCATAAAAGGCGTATGCAAATGAGACAGCAGCAGGAAGCTCAGGAAATGCAGCCTCCGTACGGACTTGGAAGCGGATATCAGGGTGGAGCTCCTTTCGCGGCTGGAAGACAGTATCGTCCTATCAATATTTACTACTCCAGAACGGGTAGTCGAGGACCACCTCAAGCTCCTCATCGTCCTCATCATCCGCATTACCCGCCGCAATTACCTCCCCAATATCCACCGCAATATCCACCGAGGATTCCATCACCACCAATTGGTCTTCCACCGCATGGAGCTCTGCCGTCTTATCCATCACCACTTGCCCTTCAATTCGGACCAGGAGCCGGACACTATGCTCCCAATCATGGATTCTTCATGTCTATGCCACCCACTCAGTATCTCCCATATCCATTGAACATCCTTAACCCATACTTCCTGAACTACATCCTGCCTAAGCTGCTGTACTCGTACATGAGCATGATGAATCCCTACGCACTGCGATCAGTTGCCCCAGTGACTCCACCCAAATACAGTTGGTCCACCTTCTCCCCAGCCGGCGATGCCATTCGCGTTGATGAGGAATGGAAAACT CACATCATCAATCACGATAACGATCATGATCAATATGAAGCCGGCTCGTCGGATGCGGCATCAAAAACTAGTGCCCCAAAGGAGGTGACAGAAACTGAGGGTGAGAAAACTGAAGCCGCGAAGGCTGTTGCTGAAGAGCAGCCAAAGCAGAAACAGTAA
- the LOC129751846 gene encoding protein spalt-accessory-like → MIKLGSLALLLLGLSAAHATGGALTGDIGVGGLGGGLGGGHGGLGGRRAGKLGKGAKGYLNSVGLGVGLANGLRYGLGYSDHDYGYHPLGVFGGVTPAYSPYHMPYYYDPLHGLYGGHHGHHGHHGLALPYGLGLYGLGLPYGYGLGHLGGHHGHKHGHKHGHHHQYQPYGAYGAYPKYGLHFGYELGYQGKLGFVKLKREHGPQYQISFGLGKAHQHQHQPHH, encoded by the exons ATGATTAAATTGGGGTCCTTGGCGCTGCTCCTTTTGGGATTGAGCGCCGCCCACGCTACCGGTGGAGCCCTGACTGGAGATATCGGTGTTGGTGGATTGGGAGGTGGATTGGGAGGAGGACACGGAGGATTGGGAGGCAGGCGAGCAGGCAAACTTGGCAAGGGGGCCAAGGGATATCTGAATAGTGTGGGGCTGGGAGTGGGTTTGGCCAATGGCCTACGTTATGGGCTGGGATACAGTGATCATGATTACGGTTATCATCCTCTGGGAGTGTTTGGCGGAGTGACTCCAGCGTATTCACCATACCATATGCCATATTACTACGATCCTCTTCATGGACTGTACGGAGGACATCACGGCCATCATGGACACCACGGCCTTGCGCTCCCCTATGGATTGGGACTCTATGGACTGGGACTCCCTTACGGATACGGATTGGGACATCTGGGAGGACATCATGGTCACAAGCACGGCCACAAACACGGACATCATCACCAGTACCAACCCTATGGAGCGTATGGAGCCTACCCTAAA TACGGTCTGCACTTCGGATATGAACTTGGCTACCAGGGCAAGCTCGGATTCGTCAAGCTAAAGCGTGAGCATGGTCCGCAGTACCAGATCTCGTTCGGTCTGGGCAAGGCGCACCAGCACCAGCATCAACCTCACCACTAA